From a region of the Leptospira kmetyi serovar Malaysia str. Bejo-Iso9 genome:
- a CDS encoding STAS domain-containing protein produces the protein METKTDTISHKTNDMTLTIENISSAGTLPGPAVIIQIQGDINIFSAKKLKDAFNDSIEKEINILLIDLSGVRGMDSSGIATFIGAQTRLNKTPNAGLVLYSLTPQIEKMLELTRLKALFKTASNLSDAIRLFSA, from the coding sequence ATGGAAACCAAAACCGATACGATCAGCCACAAAACGAACGATATGACGCTAACGATCGAGAATATTTCTTCAGCAGGAACTCTTCCGGGACCGGCGGTTATCATTCAGATCCAAGGAGACATCAATATTTTTTCGGCCAAGAAATTGAAGGACGCCTTCAACGATTCGATCGAAAAAGAAATTAACATTCTTCTAATAGACCTTTCGGGCGTACGCGGAATGGATTCTTCCGGAATCGCGACCTTTATCGGAGCACAAACCCGTTTAAACAAGACGCCTAACGCGGGACTGGTATTATATTCGCTTACGCCGCAAATCGAAAAGATGTTGGAGCTGACGAGACTTAAGGCCTTGTTTAAGACCGCTTCCAACCTTTCGGATGCGATCCGTTTGTTCAGCGCTTAA
- a CDS encoding GGDEF domain-containing phosphodiesterase, whose translation MQVSPLILRRAIKFCSDNSKEGIVLFSKSWDLLYSNSTFEQLLQSPNFQSIYDALLSHFKSAKEISYEKETGLSSLLLESGVIDVAYFNDMTLMLNFIVHDLEEVNAVRFLTVRQNFSVDTKESFYQDRFTGLPNKNYFLSIYSNNRIYNGKSKNEYFLFLISLSNPDSILNKEDNFYYESIALKIADRLKKYISKGDQIFRLGSERFLIATSNIDSELEAEWFAECIILLFSFPFTYREREFHLNANVGYAQFDQLINSDLNSLRILEEAVQQSALIGPNSFYHYDRNTIEQNATRAKIEIDLRKVLNRNELELAYQPILDLRQDSILSMEVLLRWNHPEKGKLMPASFISIAESSSFIKTIGEWLIWDTLKSYSTSILKDNQICISLNISAKQLNDKQIFNVLKEATDFYGISPDSIILEIIEDSFDTNLVKVNKVIGLLKDFGYRFAIDDFGKGYSSLGRLQTLPVDYIKLDKVFLFNYFKSSSKTIISSLINLIQAMDKAIIVEGVENPSQHELLKELNCNYAQGYFYSYPLESSKVEEYVKAKFNQKISRS comes from the coding sequence GTGCAAGTATCTCCTCTCATATTAAGAAGAGCGATTAAGTTCTGTTCCGATAACTCGAAAGAAGGAATCGTTCTGTTTTCCAAAAGCTGGGATTTGTTGTATTCGAACAGCACTTTCGAGCAGTTGCTTCAATCTCCGAATTTTCAAAGCATATACGACGCGCTTTTATCTCATTTCAAATCCGCGAAAGAGATTTCCTACGAAAAGGAGACGGGGCTTTCCAGCCTTTTGTTGGAATCGGGAGTCATCGACGTCGCGTATTTCAACGATATGACGCTGATGTTGAACTTTATCGTTCACGATTTGGAGGAGGTCAACGCGGTTCGATTCCTTACGGTAAGACAGAATTTTTCGGTCGATACGAAAGAATCGTTTTATCAGGATCGTTTTACCGGTCTTCCGAATAAGAATTACTTTCTTTCGATTTACAGCAACAATCGGATCTACAACGGAAAATCCAAAAACGAATACTTCCTTTTCTTGATCTCTCTTTCCAATCCGGATTCGATCCTGAACAAAGAGGATAATTTTTATTACGAGTCGATCGCTCTTAAGATCGCGGATAGACTTAAAAAATACATTTCCAAAGGGGATCAGATCTTTCGGCTCGGTTCGGAACGGTTTTTGATCGCGACTTCGAATATCGATTCCGAGTTGGAAGCGGAATGGTTCGCGGAATGTATCATACTTTTGTTTTCCTTTCCGTTCACGTATCGGGAAAGGGAATTCCATTTAAACGCAAACGTAGGTTACGCGCAATTCGATCAGTTGATCAATTCAGATCTGAATTCGCTTAGAATTCTCGAGGAAGCGGTTCAGCAATCCGCGTTGATCGGCCCGAATTCCTTCTATCACTACGACAGAAACACGATCGAACAAAACGCGACCCGCGCGAAGATCGAAATCGATTTAAGAAAAGTGTTAAACCGAAATGAGTTGGAACTCGCTTATCAACCGATCCTTGATCTGAGACAGGATTCGATCCTTTCGATGGAGGTTCTTTTACGTTGGAATCATCCCGAAAAAGGCAAACTGATGCCCGCGAGTTTTATCTCGATCGCGGAAAGTTCGAGTTTTATCAAAACGATCGGAGAATGGTTGATCTGGGACACTCTCAAATCCTACAGCACTTCGATCCTAAAGGACAATCAGATCTGTATTTCGCTTAACATTTCGGCGAAACAACTCAACGACAAACAGATCTTCAACGTTCTTAAGGAGGCCACGGATTTTTACGGAATTTCTCCCGATTCGATCATCCTGGAAATCATAGAGGATTCTTTCGACACGAACCTGGTCAAGGTCAACAAGGTGATCGGTCTTCTGAAGGATTTCGGCTATCGTTTTGCGATCGACGACTTCGGCAAAGGTTATTCTTCCCTGGGAAGATTGCAGACCCTTCCGGTGGACTACATCAAACTCGACAAGGTGTTTCTGTTCAACTACTTCAAATCTTCTAGTAAGACCATCATCTCTTCGCTTATCAATTTGATCCAGGCCATGGACAAGGCGATCATCGTGGAAGGGGTGGAGAATCCGAGTCAACACGAACTATTAAAAGAACTGAACTGCAATTACGCACAGGGTTATTTTTATTCTTATCCTTTGGAATCTTCGAAGGTCGAGGAATACGTTAAAGCGAAATTCAACCAAAAAATCTCAAGGAGCTGA
- a CDS encoding hemerythrin domain-containing protein has protein sequence MELIGKLKKQHQIVNEYAHQIESEIDKANPNIGHLVELLSIFSASLLFHLNVEDMELYLKMESYTHNSPTLVSLFEQYQKTMFGLKDTLLDYASKYSDPLTIEMNFSVFRDETEEILDHLRSRIDREESEFYPLIEEILRKLALETKTAK, from the coding sequence GTGGAACTGATCGGAAAACTCAAAAAACAACACCAAATCGTGAACGAATACGCTCACCAAATCGAATCGGAAATCGACAAGGCGAACCCGAACATAGGCCATCTCGTCGAATTGCTTTCCATCTTTTCGGCCTCCCTACTCTTTCATCTGAACGTGGAAGACATGGAACTGTATCTGAAAATGGAAAGTTATACGCACAACTCTCCTACATTAGTTTCCCTTTTCGAACAATATCAAAAGACCATGTTCGGTTTAAAGGATACGCTTCTCGATTACGCGAGCAAGTATTCGGATCCTCTTACGATCGAAATGAATTTTTCGGTGTTTCGGGACGAGACCGAGGAGATTCTCGATCACCTCAGAAGCAGAATCGACAGGGAAGAATCCGAGTTCTACCCCCTGATCGAGGAGATTCTCAGAAAACTCGCGCTTGAAACAAAGACGGCAAAATGA
- a CDS encoding PF14289 domain protein: MTNIFKFLNLLFVSALLFTWSCLGERHSSHLSAIFNIPGFITPTGGIDPTPAPIGGNVTGLTGTGLILVNNNGDPITISADGTFLFSQKVKGGGSYNITVRQNPVSPPQICSVSNGSGIVSSQAISNIQVVCSVVGFFVSGSVSGLAGSGLVLKNNGTDPISISANGSFTFPVKVVNTGTYNVTVSQNPSSVTQTCSVTNASGLIAGADITNVAVTCSTNSYTVGGSVSGLAGSGLILKNNGTDDLAITVDGVYSFLTSVASGGGFNVTVSQNPTSPTQTCSVSNGSSVIAGADITNANITCSTNSYTISGTVSGLSGSGLVLKNNGSDATAISSNGSFTFSTSIASGATYTVTVSQNPSSPTQTCSVTNDTGLVAGANITNVAVTCSTNSYTVSGSVSGLAGSGLVLKNNGTDDLSISSNGSFTFSTSIASGSGYNVTVSQDPSSPTQTCSVTSGSGTVSSSNISGIAVTCSTSSFSVGGSISTLIGSNLVLKNNGTDPITISSNGTFTFSTSISSGSAYAVTIQQNPTSPAQLCTLSNDTGTISSSNVTNVGISCGAALYSVGGTISGLTGNLTLKNNGSDTTTISSNGSFTMTTPIADSSSYNVTITGQPTGQTCYIAQPSGTIATADVNSILINCVNGTTFGTLVSGNSVVASLPVAPYVENPATGSADWFSGDPGGDPDTMLDGFGFASGSTPIGRLSNMYHITTDGINIYAVDYNLATPTSGKVRKLNIATRTLSTLAITIDTPKGITTDGIFLYITSQNHHIVKYNLMNNTYSTIAGVAGTSGNADGVGTAARFNAPKGIATDGTYLYVADTGNHKIRKIKISDNTVTTIAGSGTAGTLDGLGTAAKFNQPSHLVYDSNKLYVTDTNSNNIKLVDLTTSPVTVTTIAGDPAGTSGNVVNATGTSAKLTKPVAVTLDGNFLYVVDGTTLLKKISRTAPYAVTNFLGCSPQPPTGGATQPGGPDGGTIGTCQANEGSFFAPKGIVTNGKSIFVVEMHPYMRLIRKID, from the coding sequence ATGACAAATATATTCAAGTTCCTGAATCTACTATTCGTTTCGGCGCTTCTGTTTACCTGGAGCTGCCTGGGAGAAAGACATTCTTCCCATCTTTCGGCCATCTTTAATATTCCCGGGTTTATCACTCCCACGGGAGGGATCGATCCCACACCCGCGCCGATCGGAGGAAACGTCACCGGTCTCACGGGAACGGGATTGATTCTCGTCAATAACAACGGCGATCCGATCACGATCTCGGCGGACGGAACCTTCTTATTCTCCCAAAAAGTGAAGGGAGGAGGTTCTTACAATATCACCGTTCGTCAGAATCCGGTTTCTCCTCCTCAGATTTGTTCCGTAAGCAACGGATCGGGCATCGTATCTTCACAAGCAATTTCTAATATTCAAGTGGTCTGTTCCGTTGTGGGCTTTTTCGTTTCCGGAAGCGTTTCCGGTCTTGCGGGAAGCGGCCTTGTTTTAAAAAACAACGGAACCGATCCGATTTCGATCAGCGCCAACGGAAGTTTTACGTTTCCCGTAAAAGTGGTGAACACGGGGACGTATAACGTTACGGTTTCGCAAAACCCGAGTTCGGTGACTCAAACCTGTTCCGTTACCAACGCCTCCGGCTTGATTGCGGGCGCCGATATTACGAACGTCGCCGTGACCTGTTCCACGAATTCTTATACGGTGGGTGGTAGCGTTTCCGGTCTTGCGGGAAGCGGACTCATTCTAAAAAACAACGGAACGGACGACTTGGCGATCACGGTAGACGGGGTTTATTCTTTCCTGACTTCGGTGGCAAGCGGCGGCGGTTTTAACGTTACGGTTTCTCAAAATCCTACGTCTCCGACGCAGACCTGTTCCGTTTCCAACGGTTCGAGCGTGATCGCGGGCGCGGATATTACGAACGCAAACATTACTTGTTCCACGAATTCTTATACGATCAGCGGAACCGTTTCCGGTCTTTCCGGAAGCGGACTCGTGTTAAAAAACAACGGAAGCGACGCCACTGCGATTTCGTCTAACGGAAGTTTTACGTTCTCCACCTCGATCGCGAGCGGCGCGACGTATACGGTGACCGTGTCGCAGAATCCTTCTTCCCCGACTCAAACCTGTTCCGTTACGAACGATACCGGCCTTGTCGCGGGCGCAAACATCACGAACGTCGCCGTGACCTGTTCCACGAATTCTTATACGGTGAGCGGTAGCGTTTCCGGTCTTGCGGGGAGCGGACTCGTTCTAAAAAACAACGGAACGGACGATCTTTCAATTTCGTCTAACGGAAGTTTTACGTTCTCCACCTCGATCGCAAGCGGAAGCGGATACAACGTAACCGTTTCCCAGGATCCTTCCTCTCCGACACAAACCTGTTCGGTTACGAGCGGAAGCGGCACGGTTTCCTCTTCGAACATCAGCGGAATCGCGGTTACCTGTTCCACGAGTTCCTTCAGCGTGGGCGGAAGCATCTCCACTTTGATCGGAAGCAACCTCGTTCTGAAAAACAACGGGACGGATCCGATCACAATTTCGTCTAACGGAACGTTTACGTTCTCCACTTCGATTTCGAGCGGTTCGGCGTATGCGGTTACGATCCAACAAAACCCGACTTCTCCGGCTCAGCTCTGTACGTTGAGCAACGATACGGGAACGATCTCATCTTCGAACGTAACGAACGTGGGAATTTCCTGCGGCGCCGCGCTCTACTCGGTCGGCGGAACGATTTCGGGTCTTACCGGAAATCTCACCTTAAAGAACAACGGAAGCGACACGACTACGATTTCGTCTAACGGAAGTTTCACGATGACGACTCCGATCGCGGATTCTTCCTCGTATAACGTCACGATCACGGGCCAGCCTACGGGACAAACCTGTTATATCGCGCAACCTTCCGGCACGATCGCGACCGCGGATGTGAACTCGATTCTCATCAACTGCGTGAACGGTACTACGTTCGGAACCTTGGTGAGCGGTAACAGCGTCGTAGCTTCTCTTCCGGTCGCTCCGTATGTGGAAAATCCCGCGACGGGAAGCGCGGATTGGTTTAGCGGGGACCCGGGCGGCGATCCCGATACGATGTTGGACGGGTTTGGATTTGCTTCCGGCTCCACTCCGATCGGAAGACTTTCCAACATGTATCATATCACAACCGACGGAATCAATATCTACGCCGTCGATTATAACCTTGCCACTCCGACTTCCGGAAAAGTGCGCAAACTCAATATCGCAACCAGGACGCTTTCCACTTTGGCGATCACGATCGATACTCCGAAAGGAATTACGACGGACGGAATCTTTCTCTACATCACGAGCCAAAATCATCATATCGTGAAATACAATCTGATGAACAATACGTATTCCACGATTGCGGGTGTTGCGGGAACAAGCGGCAACGCGGACGGAGTCGGAACTGCGGCTCGCTTTAACGCACCGAAAGGAATCGCAACCGACGGAACCTATCTCTACGTGGCCGATACGGGAAATCATAAGATTCGTAAGATCAAAATCTCGGATAACACCGTGACTACGATCGCCGGAAGCGGAACTGCGGGAACTCTCGACGGGTTGGGAACGGCCGCGAAGTTCAATCAACCGAGCCATCTCGTGTATGATTCCAACAAACTCTACGTGACCGATACGAACTCGAACAATATCAAATTGGTCGATCTTACGACCAGTCCGGTAACGGTGACAACGATCGCGGGAGATCCAGCGGGAACCTCGGGCAACGTGGTCAATGCGACCGGGACCTCTGCGAAGTTGACAAAACCGGTGGCGGTTACCCTAGACGGAAACTTTCTCTACGTCGTGGACGGAACTACGCTCCTCAAAAAGATTTCGAGAACGGCTCCGTATGCAGTGACAAACTTTTTGGGATGTTCGCCACAACCTCCGACGGGCGGAGCCACACAACCGGGAGGTCCCGACGGAGGAACGATCGGAACCTGCCAGGCAAATGAAGGAAGTTTCTTCGCTCCGAAAGGAATCGTCACGAACGGTAAAAGCATTTTCGTAGTGGAAATGCATCCTTACATGCGACTCATTCGAAAAATAGATTAA
- the coaE gene encoding dephospho-CoA kinase (Dephospho-CoA kinase (CoaE) performs the final step in coenzyme A biosynthesis.), whose product MQSSDSGKKAFLVGITGMIGGGKSTAAKILEELGGYGISADRLAKRYTEADSPILTELVELLGKDILDSDGKPDRKKISNIVFNDVQRLEGLNRLIHPRVRKDFQKILETDAKGRMVIWEVPLLFETDAYTLCDATVAVDSDPEESIERTISRDGTTKEEVLARIKNQLPITEKLKKADYIIKNRGNLESLREECKTLYSTLSGRML is encoded by the coding sequence ATGCAGAGTTCCGACTCCGGTAAAAAAGCCTTCTTGGTCGGAATTACCGGAATGATCGGAGGAGGCAAAAGCACCGCGGCCAAAATTTTGGAAGAATTGGGCGGCTACGGAATCAGCGCCGATCGTTTAGCGAAACGTTATACGGAAGCGGACTCGCCGATTCTTACCGAACTCGTGGAACTTTTGGGAAAGGACATTTTGGATTCCGACGGAAAACCGGATCGGAAAAAAATTTCCAACATCGTATTCAACGACGTTCAAAGACTCGAGGGACTCAATCGATTGATTCATCCACGGGTTCGAAAGGATTTTCAAAAAATTTTGGAAACCGACGCGAAAGGAAGAATGGTGATTTGGGAAGTTCCGCTTTTGTTCGAGACGGACGCTTACACGCTCTGCGATGCGACGGTGGCCGTAGATTCCGATCCGGAAGAATCGATTGAAAGAACGATTTCGAGGGACGGAACTACGAAGGAAGAGGTTTTGGCGAGAATCAAAAACCAACTTCCTATCACGGAAAAGCTGAAAAAGGCCGATTATATTATCAAGAACAGAGGGAACTTGGAATCGCTCAGGGAAGAATGTAAAACTCTCTACTCCACTCTGTCGGGAAGAATGTTATGA
- a CDS encoding SPOR domain-containing protein, whose product MKEKIFYVINLDNKRILILSIFLIGLLFSFFFLGVSVGKKRAGGSAEESLTLNEIKNQEVQSSIPFSEPGQIPAEGNNTVASAEIPAASVNSPSNTKDSVTFKNIPPATEVVEFKKSGTSPASVEKENKSAPETLSVKEPEGSRDSQKNKRNDEKKSKRVSSKSASDEESSGFTLQVAAFKEKEKADELKKSISGKEKNAKATVKKSRNGYYTVRFGSASSKKEAESLAKLLPAKLRSGVIVVKD is encoded by the coding sequence ATGAAAGAAAAAATTTTTTACGTGATCAACTTAGACAATAAGAGAATTCTAATTCTCTCCATCTTCTTAATCGGGCTCCTCTTTTCCTTTTTCTTTTTGGGAGTTTCGGTCGGCAAAAAAAGAGCCGGAGGTTCCGCGGAAGAATCTCTCACGTTAAACGAAATCAAAAATCAGGAAGTCCAAAGTTCGATTCCTTTTTCCGAACCGGGTCAGATTCCCGCCGAAGGAAACAACACCGTAGCGTCCGCGGAGATTCCTGCGGCGAGCGTCAATTCTCCCTCGAACACAAAAGACTCGGTGACTTTTAAAAATATTCCACCCGCAACCGAAGTCGTCGAATTTAAAAAATCGGGAACAAGTCCCGCGAGCGTCGAAAAGGAAAACAAATCCGCGCCGGAAACTCTTTCGGTAAAAGAACCGGAAGGTTCCAGGGATTCGCAAAAAAACAAACGGAACGACGAGAAAAAATCCAAACGTGTTTCTTCCAAGTCCGCATCCGACGAAGAATCCTCCGGCTTTACCCTCCAAGTTGCCGCATTTAAGGAAAAAGAAAAAGCGGACGAACTAAAAAAATCAATCTCGGGTAAGGAGAAAAACGCGAAAGCAACCGTCAAAAAATCAAGAAACGGGTATTATACGGTACGATTCGGATCCGCTTCGTCTAAAAAAGAAGCAGAAAGTCTTGCAAAGTTATTACCTGCAAAATTGAGATCCGGAGTTATCGTAGTCAAGGATTGA
- a CDS encoding FFLEELY motif protein, with the protein MNQELLELTRKAVVRATIERLRTTYSDLLIIKGYDGIPDFFEFNLYSPSNKEERDNALESLYEKLKTVAGKSMTDNIHQIILLNRLTDSLDYDTAKIVIENNLMEDGVISRDNLYAAMGETDRFEERRTQIVMVGNTLRFFFSLSKLPMIKLVMAPIKVAASMVGATSLVETMEAGYELSSKIKDLNPFIEAFVDRETRLIGKLETGNPVGELAN; encoded by the coding sequence ATGAATCAAGAGCTGTTAGAACTAACGCGTAAAGCAGTTGTTCGCGCGACAATCGAGAGGCTTCGCACAACGTATTCGGATCTCCTTATCATTAAGGGATACGATGGAATACCGGATTTTTTCGAGTTCAATTTATATTCTCCCTCGAACAAGGAAGAAAGAGACAACGCTTTAGAAAGTCTTTATGAAAAGTTGAAAACGGTCGCGGGTAAATCGATGACCGACAACATTCATCAGATCATTCTCCTCAATCGCCTAACGGACTCTTTGGATTACGACACGGCTAAGATCGTGATCGAAAACAATCTGATGGAAGACGGCGTAATTTCCAGAGACAATCTGTATGCGGCGATGGGTGAAACCGATCGTTTCGAAGAAAGAAGAACGCAGATCGTGATGGTCGGAAATACGTTGAGATTCTTTTTTTCCCTTTCCAAACTTCCTATGATCAAACTCGTGATGGCTCCGATCAAGGTCGCGGCTTCGATGGTGGGCGCGACTTCTTTGGTGGAAACCATGGAAGCGGGTTACGAGTTATCGAGCAAGATCAAGGATCTCAATCCGTTTATCGAAGCGTTCGTAGATCGTGAAACGCGTCTGATCGGTAAACTGGAAACCGGCAATCCGGTCGGCGAATTGGCGAACTGA
- a CDS encoding MBOAT family O-acyltransferase: MLFNSIHFLIFYPIVAVLYFLIPFRFRWILLLLASCYFYMAFIPAYILILAFTIVLDYYLALWIEGATGSKRKTYLIFSLSSNIGILIFFKYFNFVLDNTGTLYRFLFATDMPVPPLQIILPIGLSFHTFQSMGYIVEVYQGRIKAERHLGYYWVYVMFFPQLVAGPIERAHHLMTQFHKEHKLVFQNVENGLKYIVYGFLMKLFVADRLSVFVDAMYNEPAEKSGVDLLVATYFFAFQIYCDFAGYSNIAIGTSKILGIDLMRNFDRPYFSSSVSEFWGRWHISLSSWFRDYVYIPLGGNRVSTFRHIRNLLIVFALSGIWHGANWTFVVWGLLNGVYLTSEVLWKRFVTEKTPKVFWFRWIGVIVTFHCVLLSWVYFRAESIGTAHLILRRIFDFASGQGLDLIVEFQKKAGVFAIVLFLILEGLFPFWEKTKEGWKKYGDWAVAGIFITLIFTGGVFYGSSFIYFQF; this comes from the coding sequence ATGTTATTCAACTCGATTCACTTTCTTATTTTTTATCCGATCGTAGCGGTTCTTTATTTTCTGATTCCGTTTCGTTTTCGATGGATTCTATTGCTCCTTGCGAGTTGTTACTTCTACATGGCCTTTATACCGGCCTATATACTGATTCTCGCGTTTACGATCGTATTGGATTATTATCTAGCGCTATGGATCGAAGGCGCGACGGGATCGAAACGAAAAACTTATCTCATCTTCAGCCTTTCGTCCAACATAGGAATCTTAATCTTTTTTAAATATTTCAATTTCGTATTGGACAATACTGGAACCTTGTATCGGTTTCTTTTCGCGACCGATATGCCCGTACCTCCTTTGCAGATTATACTTCCGATCGGATTATCCTTTCATACGTTTCAATCGATGGGATATATCGTGGAAGTGTATCAGGGGAGAATCAAGGCGGAAAGACATCTCGGATATTATTGGGTCTACGTCATGTTCTTTCCGCAGTTGGTGGCCGGGCCCATCGAAAGGGCGCATCATCTGATGACCCAGTTCCATAAGGAACACAAACTCGTTTTTCAAAACGTGGAGAACGGGTTGAAATATATAGTTTACGGATTTCTAATGAAGTTGTTCGTCGCGGATCGGCTGTCCGTCTTTGTGGACGCGATGTACAACGAACCCGCGGAAAAATCGGGAGTCGATCTGCTCGTAGCGACGTATTTTTTCGCGTTTCAAATTTATTGCGACTTCGCCGGATATTCCAACATCGCCATCGGAACCTCTAAAATACTGGGGATCGATCTGATGCGGAATTTCGATCGTCCTTATTTTTCTTCGAGCGTTTCCGAGTTTTGGGGACGCTGGCATATCTCCCTTTCCTCCTGGTTTCGGGATTACGTTTATATTCCGCTCGGCGGAAACCGAGTATCAACTTTTCGGCATATTCGAAATTTATTAATCGTTTTCGCCCTATCGGGAATCTGGCACGGGGCCAATTGGACGTTTGTCGTATGGGGTCTGTTAAACGGAGTTTATCTGACCTCCGAGGTTCTTTGGAAACGTTTTGTGACCGAAAAAACGCCGAAGGTCTTTTGGTTTCGTTGGATCGGAGTTATCGTAACCTTTCATTGTGTGTTGCTCAGTTGGGTTTATTTTCGGGCAGAATCGATCGGAACCGCACATCTGATTCTCCGTAGAATCTTCGACTTTGCAAGCGGACAAGGTTTGGATCTGATCGTGGAATTTCAAAAAAAGGCCGGAGTATTTGCGATCGTTCTCTTTTTGATTTTGGAAGGATTGTTTCCGTTCTGGGAAAAAACCAAGGAAGGATGGAAAAAATACGGAGATTGGGCCGTCGCCGGAATTTTCATCACTCTGATTTTTACGGGAGGAGTTTTTTATGGATCCAGTTTCATCTACTTCCAGTTCTAA